One genomic window of Arachis stenosperma cultivar V10309 chromosome 10, arast.V10309.gnm1.PFL2, whole genome shotgun sequence includes the following:
- the LOC130955644 gene encoding proline dehydrogenase 2, mitochondrial-like — MATRVIPSRILRKIRYNRATTTTATATKPLAATPVFERTEHKPPSSAASAATIAAPSSVDTDYIPRRTLDLEDTEKLFSSVSTWRLLRSSAVLHATAVGPMVDVGMRVMRSRFVEREGLVKDAVMGAVRTTFFEHFCAGEDAAEAGRKIRSLNEAGLRGMLVYGVEDAHDNHGCNRNLNGFLHTVDVSRSLPMSSVSFVIVKITAICPMSLLERISDLLRWQQKDPSFNLPWKRDSLPIFAESSPLYHTQKKPEPLTLEEERDLELATQRLVELCQKCVQANIPLLVDAEHTTVQPAIDYFTYSSAIVHNKDDNPIVFGTIQTYLKDSKERLLLALKAADKMGVPMGFKLVRGAYMSMESKIAESFGFESPIHDTIEDTHKCFNDCSSFLLEKVADGPGSLVLATHNVESGKLAAAKAHELGMGKVHHKLEFAQLCGMSESLSFGLSNAGFQVSKYLPFGPVDKVMPYLLRRAEENRGLLAASGFDRQLMRKEIGRRLKAAVF; from the exons ATGGCAACTAGGGTTATCCCATCAAGGATCCTAAGGAAAATCCGTTACAACAGAGCCACAACCACAACGGCCACAGCCACAAAACCGCTCGCCGCAACGCCAGTTTTCGAAAGGACCGAGCACAAGCCGCCGTCTTCAGCTGCCTCCGCCGCAACTATCGCGGCTCCCTCGTCGGTCGACACCGATTACATACCGAGGAGGACGTTGGATTTGGAGGACACAGAGAAGCTCTTCTCGTCGGTGTCTACATGGCGGCTGCTGCGTTCGTCGGCGGTTTTACACGCGACGGCGGTGGGGCCCATGGTTGACGTGGGAATGCGGGTGATGCGATCGAGGTTTGTTGAGAGGGAAGGGTTGGTTAAGGATGCGGTTATGGGAGCGGTTAGGACCACGTTCTTTGAGCACTTCTGCGCCGGCGAAGATGCCGCCGAGGCTGGGAGGAAGATAAGGTCGCTGAATGAGGCGGGTTTAAGAGGGATGCTTGTTTATGGTGTTGAAGATGCGCACGATAACCATGGCTGTAACCGTAACCTTAACGGCTTCCTTCACACCGTTGATGTTAGCAGATCCCTTCCTATGTCTTCT gtGAGTTTTGTGATTGTGAAAATCACTGCAATTTGTCCCATGAGCCTGCTAGAGAGAATCAGTGACCTTCTAAGATGGCAACAGAAAGATCCTTCATTCAATTTGCCATGGAAGCGAGATTCCTTGCCAATTTTCGCTGAATCAAGCCCTTTGTACCACACCCAGAAGAAACCAGAGCCACTTACCCTTGAAGAGGAGCGTGATCTTGAACTTGCAACCCAGAGACTTGTTGAACTCTGCCAGAAATGTGTGCaggccaatattcctctcttgGTTGATGCCGAACACACCACGGTTCAGCCGGCGATCGATTACTTCACGTATTCCTCTGCCATTGTTCATAACAAGGATGACAATCCCATCGTGTTTGGAACAATTCAGACTTACTTGAAAGACTCCAAGGAGAGGCTCTTGCTGGCATTGAAGGCAGCAGACAAAATGGGAGTCCCAATGGGGTTCAAATTGGTGAGGGGTGCTTACATGTCCATGGAGAGCAAGATAGCTGAATCTTTCGGCTTCGAATCGCCCATTCATGACACCATTGAGGACACACACAAGTGTTTCAATGATTGCTCCTCTTTTCTTCTGGAGAAGGTTGCTGATGGTCCTGGATCACTTGTTCTTGCAACACATAATGTCGAATCAG GCAAATTGGCTGCCGCGAAAGCGCACGAATTAGGGATGGGAAAAGTGCACCACAAGCTGGAATTCGCGCAGCTGTGTGGAATGTCGGAGTCGCTTTCATTTGGTTTGAGCAATGCAGGGTTTCAGGTTAGCAAGTACTTGCCATTCGGGCCGGTGGACAAGGTCATGCCTTACCTCTTGAGAAGGGCTGAAGAAAATAGAGGGCTCTTGGCTGCTTCAGGATTTGATAGGCAACTCATGAG AAAGGAGATTGGTAGGAGGCTAAAAGCTGCTGTTTTTTAG
- the LOC130957960 gene encoding probable inactive ATP-dependent zinc metalloprotease FTSHI 3, chloroplastic, producing MASFSFSSFNTGSFVDIAQRRYFGVCGGLCTSSFVFPSPGFRFNQSYKFQHNLVWNPKLKYYYDDRRCRNASLRFPYCCNSQHGFSGNNKIEPLVSSRSRVERKSHYGKGDSNRLKKRFSLRLRPRLWLLAMRLRRASIKSFLNEVGIFVRKNIRTVAFSASVSIVFSLCFLFLKLTALPPVKTVPYSDLITSLQSGYVAKVLLEEGSRRIYYNMNNPVVENDQVSGNELQVADVSVDRYVDKPPSEGASSAGKTPALNILGKFSKARASVPEWQYSTRKIDRDEKFLLSLMREKGVSYSSAPQSVLMSMRNTLITVITLWIPLIPMMWLLYRQLSAANSPARKQKPNGQTVGFDDVEGVDSAKVELMEIVSCLQGDINYQKVGAKLPRGVLLVGPPGTGKTLLARAVAGEAGVPFFTVSASEFVELFVGRGAARIRDLFNAARKFAPSIIFIDELDAVGGRRGRSFNDERDQTLNQLLTEMDGFESEMRVVVIAATNRPEALDPALCRPGRFSRKVYVGEPDEEGRRKILAVHLRGVPLEEDTNIICHLIASLTAGFVGADLANIVNEAALLAARRGSEGVAREDIMEAIERAKFGINDKQLRSNKLSKELVKLFPWMPSLMGRSDKRQDDLQGPLGYQSLSS from the exons ATggcttctttttccttttcttctttcaatACTGGATCATTTGTTGATATAGCTCAAAGAAGATATTTTGGGGTTTGTGGAGGTTTGTGCACTAGTTCATTTGTTTTTCCTTCTCCGGGGTTTAGATTTAATCAGTCATACAAATTTCAACATAATTTGGTTTGGAACCCGAAATTGAAGTATTATTATGATGATAGAAGATGTAGAAATGCCTCACTGAGGTTTCCTTATTGTTGCAATTCTCAACATGGTTTTTCCGGTAATAATAAAATTGAGCCACTTGTGAGTAGTAGAAGCAGGGTTGAGAGAAAGTCACACTATGGTAAAGGAGATAGTAATAGGTTGAAGAAGAGATTTTCGTTGAGGTTGCGGCCGAGGTTATGGTTATTGGCTATGAGATTGAGGAGGGCATCCATTAAGTCCTTTTTGAATGAGGTGGGAATCTTTGTCCGTAAGAATATTAGAACCGTGGCATTTTCTGCCTCGGTTTCTATTGTTTTCAGCCTTTGTTTCCTGTTTTTGAAGTTGACTGCGCTTCCTCCGGTGAAAACCGTACCGTATTCTGACTTGATTACAAGCCTTCAAAGTGGCTATGTTGCGAAAGTGTTGCTGGAAGAGGGGTCCCGGCGCATATATTACAACATGAACAATCCAGTTGTTGAAAATGATCAGGTTTCTGGAAATGAATTGCAAGTTGCTGATGTTTCAGTTGACAGGTATGTAGATAAGCCTCCAAGTGAGGGAGCTTCAAGCGCTGGCAAAACCCCAGCATTGAATATATTAGGGAAATTTTCGAAGGCCCGGGCTTCAGTTCCTGAGTGGCAGTATTCCACAAGAAAAATTGACCGTGATGAAAAATTCCTTCTTAGTTTAATGAGAGAAAAAGGAGTTTCATATAGTTCTGCCCCTCAATCTGTGTTAATGTCAATGAGGAATACTTTGATAACCGTGATTACACTGTGGATACCGTTGATTCCAATGATGTGGCTTCTATACCGTCAGCTTTCTGCTGCTAATAGTCCAGCTAGGAAGCAGAAACCTAACGGCCAGACAGTTggatttgatgatgttgaaggAGTTGATTCTGCAAAAGTAGAGCTCATGGAG ATAGTTTCATGTCTGCAAGGGGATATAAACTACCAAAAGGTAGGGGCAAAATTACCTCGAGGTGTGTTGCTGGTAGGCCCCCCTGGAACAGGGAAAACATTACTTGCACGTGCTGTGGCGGGGGAAGCAGGTGTACCCTTTTTCACCGTATCTGCCAGTGAGTTTGTGGAATTGTTTGTTGGGAGAGGAGCAGCTAGAATCAGAGACCTTTTTAATGCAGCAAGGAAATTTGCACCATCAATCATATTCATAGATGAGCTTGATGCCGTTGGAGGCAGGCGCGGAAGAAGTTTCAACGATGAACGTGACCAAACACTAAACCAA TTGCTCACAGAAATGGATGGATTTGAATCCGAGATGAGAGTGGTTGTCATTGCAGCAACTAATCGCCCGGAAGCTTTGGATCCAGCCCTATGTCGCCCTGGTCGTTTCTCGCGAAAAGTATATGTTGGGGAGCCTGATGAGGAAGGAAGGAGAAAGATATTGGCTGTACATCTAAGAGGTGTTCCCTTAGAGGAGGACACAAACATCATTTGTCATTTAATCGCTTCTCTTACTGCTGGCTTTGTAGGTGCTGACCTGGCAAACATCGTCAATGAAGCTGCTTTGCTTGCTGCCCGTAGAG GTAGTGAAGGTGTGGCAAGGGAGGATATAATGGAAGCAATTGAAAGAGCAAAGTTTGGAATCAATGATAAGCAACTTAGGTCAAATAAACTAAGCAAGGAGTTGGTTAAGCTCTTCCCTTGGATGCCATCATTGATGGGAAGAAGTGATAAGAGACAGGATGACCTACAAGGACCACTAGGTTATCAATCATTGAGCTCATGA